The following DNA comes from Carassius auratus strain Wakin chromosome 46, ASM336829v1, whole genome shotgun sequence.
AAACGGAAAACACCAAGTGACACAGATGCAGACAAGCTTGTGATGAGAAGAGGATTGTGGGAGGAAGACAAGAATAACATAAAGGTATAGACATGTTAACCAAGATCATAGGATACTATTACTTACTATTTTCTTACAACTGcactattttataaattattttcccAGTCTTGCATTCATTAGTTAATATAAGGCATGGACACTGTCATGATGtcatcattttatttcagtgGGATAGTACTCATCAGCTGCTTTCTTCAGCTTGTCTACCAAACCACCGCAGCATGAATCCATGTCCAGTCTATGAGAGAGAATCTAAGACcctctttctgtttttcatttgtgTTCCTTATGGGGTCTCTGAAGCTAGTCAAATTGAAGCAAAAAAGAACCAGGCACGGCTTTGTTACATAACCAGTCAGGATAACGGCAATATCTGGAGTGATATTACAGAACTGAAAGATGTGATCAGTGAACATGAGAAAAACTGGGCCACCTTTGCTGTTGGACCAGGACATGGTATTCAAATGAAGGACGGAAGACTGATTATCCCAGGATATGTGTATTACTTTGTTCAGCCGAATGCACCCAAATCACATGCAGTCACATTTTGCAGTGATGATAAAGGACATACTTGGCATGTAGGAAAACATATGGAAGGTGAATCTAATGAATGTCAGATGGCTGAGATCACAGATGACAGTTATAATAGTTTACTGTACTGCAATGCTCGAAGTACATCTGGCTACAGAGTCGAAGCTCTAAGCACCAGTAAAGGAGAAGCTTTTGAAAAACCTTTTACTGTTCAAAAGCTGAAAGAGACCGATAAGGGATGCCAAGGTAGTGTGCTATATATTCCTTCCCCTCCATTGCTGCTCTATTCTCATCCAACCACTGAACACAAGAGAAAGAATCTCGGAATCTATGTGAATAAATCACCATCAGATCCAAGTCAATGGACCTATAATGGAACAATCAATAATGGTCCAAGTGGATACTCGGATCTGGCCGAGTGTGAGAATAGAGAGTACATTGCTTGTCTCATGGAATGTGGACAGAAAAGAGAAATTGAAGAGATAGCCTTCAAGTTCTTCAAAATCAATAACGCTGTGGAATCTCCATAGCAATGTTATTTTGGAAAAACTAaaactgatttgatttttttgctaGTTCACTTGTTTGCTCATTACAATTGCTGAATGTTAAAATTCaaatttgaaatgcattagtttttaATTCAAACAGCAAATAATCATAATCAGGCAATATGCTTTCCATATTAGCACGGCAAAAATTCTGATTGAGGTATTCAATATTTAGGAAACAGTAAACATGCTTTAATtagtttagctttattttaatcgTAAATGTAGAACATTTAACTCTcactgaaaccttttttttttttttttcttatggaaACTGGAATCAAATTAAACAGAACACACCATGTTAATCCTGAGACCTTGCATTATGTTCCGTTCCATTTCACATTTTTCAATGGATAAAAGAGTTATGTGTGAATGGACTGCTGTAGTAAGTAAGTTGTCCTGGAGTACGTCAGAAATATAACGGGCTGGGGAATCAGTTTACTGTAGGGGATTGGTCTCAATCCAGCATCAGTGatattaatgttttctctttgttttgtcCTGTCACGCTGTAGAAATGGTGTTAGgctacaatataattttttttgatgactACACAGCTACTCACCATAATTTGATATGAGTTGAAATATCACACTGCTGAATGcagcaactgaccaatcagaatcaagtatcccAGAGAGCCGTGTAATAATATAGTTTGCCAACGCTCATTGTCAAAATTCAAAGACGATGTTATTTCttaattgtttaatattaattaatgtatttgacAAACATTCTACTTTGACTGCAAATTATTATgcaaatctgtaaaaaaataaaataaaggatatGCTTGTATGATTACACAATAGTTTGTCTATTAATTATATAATGAACATTAACATCATCGGTCAGTGATTTTATCCACCCAGTCCCATACATGTAGAGATCCATCTGTAGCTGCTGAGAGAACAGTTTTTGGTCGTGACTGATGCCAAGAATGGATGGTAACCACAGGCAGAGAACCACTGTATTTGGCTTCATCTGACATTTCATGACCTCGGTGTGAAAAAACTGGCTGTGGGCTCTGTCCCTCTGTACTCCAATTCATTGTGTTGTAGATGTGCACGGTTCCATCAAACCCTTCCaaatttgagaaagaaaaaaatggtcaGGTCATTGGTGGAATAGACTAAGGAATATTCTATCTAACTCAACCTTACAAAACTAAAAGTTTATGTTCCTTACTTGAGACAGGAAAAAATGGAAGCACTCTTTACTTACCCGACACAGACAGACATCTGTCGAGAACAGGTGCCCAACAAACATTCAGGAAGTCATTCTCTGATGTGTTGTGTTGGACATTTAGTTGGGTTTGACAAAACGGACGTTGTACATTTCTTAGATCAGACAGCAGCATGTGACCAGAGGACGAGAGTCTTGCTACAGTACAACAGGAAGGTTCTGACTGAGAGCCGTCAGTCCTCAGTCCAAATGCCCAGTGCAAATCACTCTTACTGTCTTCCAGAGGATAATGACAAGTCGAGGGATCTCTTGTGTCACCCATGAGCAGAGAGCCATCACTCGCACAAATGAGAAACACACAAGCATTCACAAACTGTAAGCCACTCACTGAATCGGAGGACTCTtttgctgtaaaaaataaataagtcagaATAAATGGGCTGAACTGATAAAGTTACAGTTTAACTGATAAGAAGTAAGTTTTGATATTACCTACTGTATACAGAACCCGTCCTGTTGCTATCTCTGTCAGCTGAACTTCACTTATACAAGAACCATGAAGGACTGCTGGTTCGTCTGTTAACCCAGGTGCTATTTTACTGCCTTTTGCTGATGTGCTCTTGAGGTTTATGACTCCAGTCTTTTTTATAACATCTGTATTGAAAAATCAGTTAAGATACTACATGAAATGTTAAGGATTTGCAAAATGCTCCATCAATTCAAAAATACGTCAGAATATTTTTGGTTAcataagttaaatttttttattttgaagataATTACACATAATTCATCAAATGCATGTAGAtgatttgtttgctttttcatTGCTAGTTCAATTTGTAATGAACTACACAGACATGAATCCTACCGCTGTCATCGCCTCCAATATCCCATATCTGCAATGTCGTACTAAAACTTCCACTTGTCACCACACACCTGTAAAGAACCATATATCAAATAATCATATAGTCACGCAGATGGCAAAATAAATAGGGCTCTACATTTTTTAAACTGAGACGAACTCAATATTTCTCAATATCTTGCTGTAGTTGGCATCACGTTGAATTAAACTAAGCAGTAATTTGCAAGTAAATAGGCTGAAATAGATTGTTGCAAATTTCGATAGAAAAGGCTTCTGAACTTCTGAACATATCAAGATCTAGTTATTACCTTGTCCCAGGGATATGTATCAAACTCTCAATAGGTTCCTCAGAGAATCCACCATGCTGTACTTTGAAGTCTCTTTCTGCACAAAGGCCCTGAAGTTGTGACCAATAAGTAGTTAATTAAATGAACTGCACATTCAAAAAACAAATACTAGTGTCTTCATTCACCTGGTTTTCTCCGGCATATAACTTAAGAGGCAGAAGTAACTCTAAGATTTCACTTCTTGCTCCAGTGTATCCTGCAACACAAATATCTGGAATACAGGTGGAAAAAAAACAGCCTTTTTAGAATCCAGTGGATTTTCTACTTTCTACTAATGATTTTGAATTTAGAGACGGTTTACTTTTATCACCCGTCCACTCTATTACTTTTGTCGGATGCTCGAGTTGAAATACATGCAGGTCTTTGTATCTGGAATTAAAAGACGCAGATTTACTGGCTAATGAAAAAGTTCCCTGCAGCTCAAGGAAAAGCTGTCTAACGTTAACTTTAGGTAGGCAATGCAATAAGTGCTAAGACACAACTTTTAACATGCTTTCAAATCAAATGCAGCTCTACTGCTGTCAGACTCACGTGTTTAGAGACTCCATGAACCAGTCATCAGATTCATCAGAGGATATGTCCATGCTGAATAACGGTTCACGTATTTTACAAATATGTACAAAACCCCACTCCTACATGAGTTTATTCCACAGACAGTCAGAAGATATTTAAAATCGGTTAATGTTTCGATGTTTCCGGGACATGTTCTTCTTCTGTACTCCTGCTGTGTTTCAACAGTATAAAGTTCCATTGTCGCCATCTGGCGGCACAAGGATAATATATCGAACGTGACGTTTTGgaattttatgttttgcaattttcttttccaaaacaaaaagtaattaaatacaataacgtCCCAACCCAGCTTTatgtcaaatatggactaacccaacttttgggttaatttttttgtttgtttctgttttatgtAACCCAGTtattgggttagtccatatttgacccaaagttgggttgaaacaacccagcattttttagagtatAAAAAGGTGGCTGTACAATGCAGAGCAAAGCCAGCTTCACTTAATCCATCCTTTGAATTTCATAGACACAGACCAAACAGAGTTAAATGTTGGAAATGTGCGGCATGCCTCTCTTGAAAAAGAAGCATGTATTAATTGTAATCCAGGATTTACGGTGGTGACATGCTTTAGCTGTCCCATCAGCTTTACTCAGTTTGTGATCTGCCTCCCTTATGTTGTATGCTAAAATACCATCCCCTTGTGTAATTGCAATGTTCCACATCATTACTTCATCAGCTTTTTATTTTGAGACTCTCACAAACTTTagaacacacttctttttcaaaCAGCATTTTTAGAGGAACATTCTTTCCACCTGGAGAAAAACATTCTTAAATGTCAAAACGCTAATTAATATGAATGAATTATATGATGAgaattaaagtttttttcattTGCCTCATGCAGCaccaaaatctaaataaagatgTCATTCTTCTGAGGATGTGGTTCAGTGTAGTCCTGCTAAGATCTGGCTAAACGAGTTATCTGCAAGTAGAACTTGTTAATATTTGATGGATCTATAAGGATAAATCCTACAAGTCACAAAAAAGTTGGTGTACAAACTATTTTCACCACAGGTATTGCTCAATTTCACAAACCGTTACAAATAAATGggaagtaacacattgaattaaaggttacattttgaagtaaaaaaaactgaaacagtattttcttcTAAAACGTGCTAcgataattaaaaacaaaatgttacagAAAAATCAGAAGAGCCTGAGTACTGAAATAAACTATAGGCCTTCAATCTTTCTTGGATCCAAAAATGTGATTTGATCTGATGAATGAACCAGCAGATGTCGCTGTAGCATTAAAAGCCATCGAGCAAATATCCTCCAATATTACTAAATTATGGCTAAATTAATTTTCTCTCTCGAAATTCACTTTATGTCTCATATGTTTCAAAAAAGCATTCCTTTATTGGAATACAAATTGCTTGAGTATAAAATATGTTCCTTAATAAAgctgatatattttaaatctaatcTTAGCATACCTTCTAGGCCTATTTGCAGCCAGGAATTTCAGTTAGCTTCCTTGAAGTGTTCATGATAGCAATCAAACAGTCTGTTATTAAAGCAGATTATTCACGGTTCTTCTCACATTGTTCAGAAGACTGAGGGTAAACCCACATATTATGGGGAAATGTACAAAGTGAGTTAAGTTAGGGAAAAATTGTAAAAATGGGTCATGGCATCATTAGCCTTTTTCTAATGTGCGTCATCTAAGGCCATTATTGAGGGtcagaataataatttaaaaaaagcattattcCCCCTGGAAACAACAGGAAACATTAGAGAGATTTAAAATAATCTCACTGTATCAAGTTTGTGGTTTTAGGACTGAAACCCAGATTCAGGTGTGGTTTAAAACTTCCATGGTGCACATGCATTATGGTTACAGTGCTTTCAGTAAGACTTCGCCTTACTGCTGAGGAAAATTACACATCATACAGATAATTATGCTATGTGACAGGCTTTTAAGCTGTCTGTTTCTGCAAATGgtcacattttctgtttttagtcCACCTTTATTTCAGATGGGAGAAACCATGGCGACTGTTCACACAttctg
Coding sequences within:
- the LOC113064260 gene encoding sialidase-3-like, which produces MDDKTPSFDLTDIKTTIFKQEQPQSCCCCWPSWCCRKRQVTYRIPALLYISENKTYLAFAEKRKTPSDTDADKLVMRRGLWEEDKNNIKWDSTHQLLSSACLPNHRSMNPCPVYERESKTLFLFFICVPYGVSEASQIEAKKNQARLCYITSQDNGNIWSDITELKDVISEHEKNWATFAVGPGHGIQMKDGRLIIPGYVYYFVQPNAPKSHAVTFCSDDKGHTWHVGKHMEGESNECQMAEITDDSYNSLLYCNARSTSGYRVEALSTSKGEAFEKPFTVQKLKETDKGCQGSVLYIPSPPLLLYSHPTTEHKRKNLGIYVNKSPSDPSQWTYNGTINNGPSGYSDLAECENREYIACLMECGQKREIEEIAFKFFKINNAVESP
- the wdr73 gene encoding integrator complex assembly factor WDR73, which codes for MDISSDESDDWFMESLNTYKDLHVFQLEHPTKVIEWTGDKNICVAGYTGARSEILELLLPLKLYAGENQGLCAERDFKVQHGGFSEEPIESLIHIPGTRCVVTSGSFSTTLQIWDIGGDDSDVIKKTGVINLKSTSAKGSKIAPGLTDEPAVLHGSCISEVQLTEIATGRVLYTVAKESSDSVSGLQFVNACVFLICASDGSLLMGDTRDPSTCHYPLEDSKSDLHWAFGLRTDGSQSEPSCCTVARLSSSGHMLLSDLRNVQRPFCQTQLNVQHNTSENDFLNVCWAPVLDRCLSVSGFDGTVHIYNTMNWSTEGQSPQPVFSHRGHEMSDEAKYSGSLPVVTIHSWHQSRPKTVLSAATDGSLHVWDWVDKITDR